In Bacteroidales bacterium, a genomic segment contains:
- a CDS encoding O-antigen ligase family protein, which translates to MRKLSHKGGNKLIFLGSTVLIFTLYLVYSYNNIKGRSYIYEPVFVSLEGQLPEKTSLRLNYQTFNDPTISHPGTLISRDTLGSVTYIFKTDSSYRMSNFAIYFRALMEDEEMTISGIKISNDQGTEFSYSLLEKDLIPSGNLELYPLDNGGVRIKKIPGDTSMGSSLFFYTRTGFNGVFVKTNARELVVPSLLALLFILILAACLFYSLYPVIVRINGNGISMGAYLLALAIVLMPSGEKASNLILALAIVAGFIREFREGSIRKWTSENRGLLLVIMTLIIIYLIAFLFNRNDPSTQKLLKIKYGLPMILLAIAINTRHQHELRFQYAALISGVIISVFIHLGWTIMLIDAVELKSKIFSNPQYYMESTIFSRIHHSYLSALYLADFATLYIHRDILSLRKKEILLFSLVMIAGLLFAFSRAAILALLLILIFFILKRVLNLFMTEITRVTRFMLASALTISILAIIFVGFRADPLPPTDPVKGLSTRIELWIKAADLIKQKPITGWGPGKYEDVFEESKSLSSYNSNRWRVLNTHNQFLETAGMFGLPAGIGLVWFLLFPTGFSRQPTKYSEFIMIVAIIFITGFFFESLLNRNLGILVFGLCYGLLIKTKNTYGS; encoded by the coding sequence ATGAGAAAGCTATCTCATAAGGGGGGAAATAAGCTCATCTTCCTGGGAAGTACGGTTCTGATATTTACACTTTACCTGGTCTATTCATATAATAATATCAAAGGCAGGAGTTACATCTATGAGCCCGTATTTGTTAGTCTGGAAGGGCAGCTCCCGGAGAAGACAAGCCTCCGGCTGAACTATCAAACCTTTAATGATCCCACCATCAGTCATCCAGGCACCCTGATAAGCAGAGACACTTTAGGATCAGTAACTTATATCTTCAAAACTGACTCTTCCTATCGCATGTCCAATTTCGCCATTTATTTCCGTGCTCTCATGGAGGACGAAGAAATGACTATTTCGGGTATTAAGATTTCTAATGATCAAGGTACGGAATTCTCCTATTCCCTTCTGGAGAAAGATCTTATCCCTTCGGGAAATCTTGAACTGTATCCACTTGATAACGGAGGGGTCCGGATAAAAAAGATCCCCGGTGATACATCCATGGGATCTTCCCTATTCTTTTATACCCGGACCGGCTTCAATGGAGTCTTTGTGAAAACCAATGCCAGGGAGCTGGTTGTTCCATCACTGCTCGCTCTCCTGTTCATTTTAATACTGGCTGCATGCCTGTTTTACAGCCTGTATCCGGTAATTGTCAGGATCAACGGGAACGGGATCTCAATGGGAGCTTATCTTCTGGCTCTGGCCATTGTGCTTATGCCTAGCGGGGAGAAAGCCAGCAACCTGATTCTTGCTCTGGCAATTGTGGCTGGATTTATCAGGGAATTCCGGGAAGGTTCAATACGTAAATGGACCAGTGAAAACCGGGGACTCCTGCTAGTAATCATGACCCTTATTATCATCTACCTGATTGCTTTTCTGTTTAACAGGAATGATCCTTCTACACAAAAGCTTTTAAAGATAAAATACGGGCTCCCCATGATCCTGCTGGCTATAGCTATCAATACCAGACACCAGCATGAGCTTCGTTTTCAATATGCCGCCCTGATCTCAGGGGTGATTATATCTGTATTCATTCATCTTGGATGGACCATTATGCTGATTGATGCCGTGGAGCTGAAAAGCAAGATATTCTCCAATCCGCAATATTATATGGAGTCAACTATTTTTTCAAGGATACATCATTCCTATCTATCAGCCCTCTACCTGGCCGACTTTGCCACCCTGTATATTCACAGGGATATTCTTTCACTGCGCAAAAAAGAAATACTCTTATTCAGCCTGGTCATGATTGCCGGTTTGCTCTTCGCATTCTCCAGGGCAGCCATCCTTGCTCTTCTGCTGATTCTGATCTTCTTCATCCTGAAAAGGGTCTTAAACTTATTCATGACTGAAATAACAAGAGTTACCCGGTTCATGCTTGCATCTGCTCTGACCATAAGTATTCTTGCCATAATCTTTGTTGGCTTCAGGGCTGATCCCTTACCACCCACTGATCCGGTCAAAGGTTTATCCACCAGAATCGAGCTCTGGATAAAAGCAGCAGATCTCATCAAACAAAAGCCAATTACCGGATGGGGACCGGGAAAATACGAAGATGTCTTTGAAGAGAGCAAGAGTCTCTCGTCCTATAACAGCAACAGATGGAGGGTATTGAACACACATAATCAATTCCTGGAAACAGCCGGTATGTTCGGCCTGCCTGCAGGTATTGGACTGGTTTGGTTTCTGTTGTTCCCGACGGGATTTTCCCGGCAACCCACAAAGTACTCTGAGTTTATCATGATAGTAGCGATCATATTTATAACCGGGTTTTTCTTCGAGTCCTTATTAAACAGGAATCTGGGTATCCTGGTCTTTGGGCTGTGTTACGGATTGCTTATTAAAACGAAAAATACCTATGGTAGTTGA
- a CDS encoding glycosyltransferase, giving the protein MVVDHICVNYGAELFQELFNAIQDHRIEQNVFYPRNSKHRIADPDRPYRIDSPLVLSALTKISFSRKRFIMRQQYEPLFLRNKPDLLHAHTLFSDGSLAYDFFRQYHIPYLVAIRSSDLDVFLKFKPWLLSLGRQIVENARNIIFISPSIRRKFLDKFGDSFESKSLILPNGINQSFFQNKAPVKRKPQIPPELLYVGSFLKRKEVPALIKHVEKTGARLSIVGHGGSQEKKVLKMIRKSDKITFLGRVDDPSRLIQIYRQSDIFVMTSRRETFGLVYLEAMSQGLPLIYSKNTGIDGLFEEGSVGYGISPGSVSGMKEATEKILSDYSVISGNCVSQAHKYNWTSIAESYMALYSDVRG; this is encoded by the coding sequence ATGGTAGTTGATCATATTTGTGTCAATTACGGCGCTGAACTTTTTCAGGAGTTGTTCAATGCAATTCAGGACCATAGAATCGAACAGAACGTTTTCTACCCCAGAAACTCAAAACACCGTATTGCGGATCCAGACCGCCCCTACAGGATTGATTCTCCATTGGTACTGAGCGCCTTAACAAAGATATCCTTTTCAAGAAAGCGATTCATTATGCGCCAGCAATACGAACCCTTGTTCCTCAGGAACAAACCCGACCTTTTACATGCCCATACCCTTTTCAGCGACGGATCCCTGGCCTATGATTTCTTCAGGCAATACCATATCCCCTACTTGGTTGCGATCAGATCCTCGGATCTGGATGTTTTCCTGAAATTTAAACCATGGCTATTATCTCTGGGCAGACAGATCGTGGAAAATGCCCGGAATATTATTTTCATCTCGCCTTCTATAAGAAGAAAGTTCCTGGATAAATTCGGGGATAGTTTCGAATCCAAATCCCTGATCCTTCCCAACGGGATCAATCAAAGCTTCTTTCAGAACAAGGCACCCGTAAAGAGAAAGCCCCAAATCCCGCCGGAATTATTATATGTGGGCAGCTTTCTAAAGCGCAAGGAGGTTCCGGCACTGATAAAACATGTTGAAAAGACCGGTGCCAGGCTAAGCATTGTTGGCCATGGAGGCAGCCAGGAAAAGAAAGTTCTAAAAATGATCCGGAAGTCAGACAAAATCACATTTTTAGGACGAGTAGACGATCCATCCAGACTCATTCAGATTTACAGACAATCTGATATCTTTGTGATGACTTCCAGAAGAGAAACCTTTGGGCTGGTATACCTGGAAGCCATGAGCCAGGGACTGCCTCTGATATACTCAAAAAACACGGGGATAGACGGGCTTTTTGAAGAGGGGAGTGTCGGTTACGGAATAAGTCCCGGATCTGTGTCCGGGATGAAGGAGGCCACAGAAAAAATCCTGTCTGACTACTCTGTGATCTCCGGAAACTGTGTTTCACAAGCGCATAAGTATAACTGGACAAGCATCGCAGAGAGTTATATGGCACTATACTCAGATGTACGAGGCTGA
- a CDS encoding glycosyltransferase family 2 protein — protein sequence MITVAITCYNEENYIERAVRSALAFTRPEGEELEYFVVDGMSGDHTRDIIQSIQKEFPELQVIDNPRRYQVHGINLAIDKAKGEFMAWLGAHAIYPVNYLAELYRTSLRTEADNVGGILETLPGSSSYSGHLVQAISTHRFGVGDSGFRVGQRVEKYTDTVPFGFYKMSVFKKIGKFDERLIRCQDYELNKRIIKHGGKILVNPDIKVTYFNQPSLGKFLKKQIFIQGPYNPYAWYVAPHSFNIRHAISAVFTFSLLIGIPLSLFFGWARILLFSVMGVYFLLALFSSVQQAVRYHKTADILVLPFSFLAFHISHGLGVLIGLFRLLVRTSPVQRTTG from the coding sequence ATGATCACAGTTGCAATCACCTGCTATAACGAGGAAAATTATATTGAGCGTGCTGTTCGCAGTGCCCTGGCATTTACCAGGCCGGAAGGAGAGGAGCTGGAGTACTTCGTGGTGGACGGGATGTCAGGCGATCATACAAGAGACATTATTCAAAGCATTCAAAAGGAATTTCCCGAATTGCAAGTGATAGATAATCCCAGGCGCTACCAGGTGCATGGAATCAATCTGGCCATTGATAAAGCAAAGGGAGAATTCATGGCATGGCTGGGTGCACATGCCATCTATCCGGTGAACTACCTGGCTGAACTGTACCGGACTTCTCTCAGGACCGAGGCTGATAATGTGGGAGGGATCCTGGAAACTCTTCCCGGATCTTCATCCTATTCCGGTCACCTGGTACAGGCTATCTCGACCCATCGTTTTGGGGTGGGGGATTCCGGATTCAGAGTGGGACAGAGGGTTGAGAAATATACGGATACGGTTCCTTTTGGTTTTTATAAGATGAGCGTATTTAAAAAAATCGGGAAGTTTGATGAACGGCTGATCCGTTGCCAGGACTATGAATTGAACAAGAGAATTATCAAACACGGAGGAAAAATCCTGGTGAACCCGGATATTAAAGTTACCTATTTCAACCAGCCCAGCCTGGGAAAATTCCTAAAGAAGCAGATCTTTATACAGGGACCTTATAATCCCTATGCCTGGTACGTAGCTCCTCATTCCTTTAATATCCGGCATGCCATATCGGCTGTCTTCACGTTTTCCCTGCTTATTGGCATTCCACTTTCTTTATTTTTCGGATGGGCCAGGATTTTGCTGTTCAGTGTGATGGGTGTCTATTTTCTATTAGCGCTCTTTTCTTCCGTTCAGCAAGCTGTGCGTTATCATAAGACGGCCGATATTCTGGTGCTGCCCTTTAGCTTCCTGGCCTTTCATATTTCACATGGTCTCGGAGTCTTAATTGGCTTGTTCAGATTGTTGGTCCGGACTTCTCCGGTTCAACGCACGACAGGGTAA